The Streptomyces sp. NBC_01276 genome contains the following window.
TCGAGCGCCTTGACGTAACCCGTGGTCACGCCGGTGATCATGTTCGCCACCAGCGTGCGGGACAGGCCGTGCAGGGCCTTGTTCTGACGCTCGTCGTTCGGGCGGGTGACGTTCAGAACGCCGTCCTCACCCTTGACGATCTCGATCGGCGCCTTGACGGTGTGCGTGAGGGAACCCTTGGGGCCCTTCACGGCGACCGTCTGGCCAACGATGGTGACGTCCACACCGGCGGGAACCTGGATGGGGAGCTTGCCGATTCGCGACATTGCTTTTCCTCCGTTCCCGACTACCAGACGTAGGCGAGGACTTCCCCACCTACGCCCTTCTTGCCTGCCTGCTGGCCGGTCAGGAGACCGTGGGACGTGGAGATGATCGCCACGCCCAGGCCGCCGAGGACCTTCGGCAGGTTGGTGGACTTCGCGTACACGCGCAGACCGGGCTTCGAGATCCGCTTGATGCCCGCGATGGAGCGCTCACGGTTCGGCCCGAACTTCAGCTCGAGGACGAGGTTCTTGCCGACCTCGGCGTCCTCGACCTTCCAGCCGGTGATGAAACCCTCCTGCTTGAGGATCTCTGCGATGTGCGACTTGATCTTGCTGTGCGGCATCACGACGGTGTCGTGGTACGCCGAGTTAGCGTTACGCAGACGCGTGAGCATGTCTGCGATCGGGTCAGTCATGGTCATGAAGTGGCCTTCGGCCTCTCTCGCCGGGGTTTCCTGTATGCG
Protein-coding sequences here:
- the rpsH gene encoding 30S ribosomal protein S8; its protein translation is MTMTDPIADMLTRLRNANSAYHDTVVMPHSKIKSHIAEILKQEGFITGWKVEDAEVGKNLVLELKFGPNRERSIAGIKRISKPGLRVYAKSTNLPKVLGGLGVAIISTSHGLLTGQQAGKKGVGGEVLAYVW